From a region of the Panicum virgatum strain AP13 chromosome 2K, P.virgatum_v5, whole genome shotgun sequence genome:
- the LOC120681374 gene encoding tuliposide A-converting enzyme b1, amyloplastic-like: protein MDPDADEVVFDAPGHFRIYKSGRIDRFHQPVPVAAGVGDDASGVATKDVVIDAATGLTVRLFLPKRQEQPSSKKLPILVYFHGGGFILESAKSPTYHNYLTSLAAAAGVLAVSVDYRLAPEHRLPAAYDDCWTALQWAASARDDWLAEHGDASRVFVAGDSAGGNIVHNVLVRASSAENAARIEGAVLLHPFFGGRTAIEGEPERAIVITAKIWASACPDAADGADDPRINPRINPPGAPALERLGCERMLVCAAEKDWLVTRGRAYYDAVAASAWPGSATWLETEGEEHVFFLLKPECDRAKALMDRVVAFIVGA, encoded by the coding sequence ATGGATCCGGACGCCGACGAGGTGGTGTTCGACGCCCCGGGCCACTTCCGCATCTACAAGAGCGGCCGCATAGATCGTTTCCACCAACCAGTGCCCGTTGCCGCGGGCGTCGGCGACGATGCCAGCGGCGTGGCAACCAAGGACGTCGTCAtcgacgccgccaccggcctCACCGTGCGCCTCTTCCTGCCCAAGCGCCAAGAACAACCTTCCAGCAAGAAGCTCCCCATCCTCGTCTACTTCCACGGCGGCGGGTTCATCCTCGAGTCCGCCAAGTCCCCCACGTACCACAACTACCtcacctccctcgccgccgcggccggtgtCCTCGCGGTGTCCGTCGACTACCGCCTCGCCCCCGAGCACCGGCTCCCCGCGGCCTACGACGACTGCTGGACCGCGCTCCAGTGGGCGGCGTCCGCGCGGGACGACTGGCTCGCCGAGCACGGCGACGCGTCCCGCGTCTTCGTCGCCGGCGACAGCGCCGGCGGCAACATCGTGCACAACGTCCTGGTGAGGGCGTCGTCTGCGGAAAACGCGGCGAGGATCGAGGGCGCGGTCCTGCTCCACCCGTTCTTCGGCGGGAGGACCGCCATCGAGGGGGAGCCGGAGCGCGCGATCGTGATCACCGCGAAGATTTGGGCGTCCGCATGCCCCGACGCGGCCGACGGCGCGGACGACCCGAGGATCAACCCGAGGATCAAcccgccgggcgcgccggcgCTGGAGCGCCTCGGGTGCGAGCGGATGCTGGTGTGCGCGGCGGAGAAGGACTGGCTGGTGACGAGGGGCCGCGCGTACTACGACGCCgtggcggcgagcgcgtggCCCGGGAGCGCGACGTGGCTGGAGACGGAAGGGGAGGAGCATGTGTTCTTCCTGCTGAAGCCCGAGTGCGACAGGGCCAAGGCGCTCATGGACCGCGTCGTGGCGTTCATCGTCGGAGCATGA
- the LOC120681396 gene encoding tuliposide A-converting enzyme b1, amyloplastic-like gives MDPDSDEVVFDLPEHFRIYKSGRIDRFHRPVLVAAGVDGEASGVATKDVVLDAATGLTVRLFLPKRQERPSGKKLPVLVFFHGGGFIIESAKSAMYHNYLTSLAAAAGVLGVSVDYRLAPEHRLPAAYDDCWTALQWAASARDDWLAEHGDASRVFVAGDSAGGNTVHNVLVRASSAENAARIEGAVLLHPWFGGSTAIEGEPERAVVNTAKWWASACPDAADGADDPRINPTAPGAPALERLGCERMLVCAAEKDWVAAARDRAYYDAVAASAWPGSAAWLETEGEEHVFFLLKPECDRAKALMDRVVAFIAGA, from the coding sequence ATGGATCCGGACTCTGACGAGGTGGTGTTCGACCTCCCGGAGCACTTCCGCATCTACAAGAGCGGCCGCATAGATCGTTTCCACCGACCAGTGCTCGTTGCCGCGGGTGTCGACGGCGAAGCCAGCGGCGTCGCAACCAAGGACGTCGTCCtcgacgccgccaccggcctCACCGTGCGCCTCTTCCTGCCCAAGCGCCAAGAACGACCTTCCGGTAAGAAGCTCCCCGTCCTCGTCTTCTTCCACGGCGGCGGGTTCATCATCGAGTCCGCCAAGTCCGCCATGTACCACAACTACCtcacctccctcgccgccgcggccggtgtCCTCGGGGTGTCCGTCGACTACCGCCTCGCCCCCGAGCACCGGCTCCCCGCGGCCTACGACGACTGCTGGACCGCGCTCCAGTGGGCGGCGTCCGCGCGGGACGACTGGCTCGCCGAGCACGGCGACGCGTCCCGCGTCTTCGTCGCCGGCGACAGCGCCGGCGGCAACACCGTGCACAACGTGCTGGTGAGGGCGTCGTCGGCGGAAAACGCGGCGAGGATCGAGGGCGCGGTCCTGCTCCACCCGTGGTTCGGCGGGAGCACGGCCATCGAGGGGGAGCCGGAGCGCGCGGTCGTGAACACCGCCAAGTGGTGGGCCTCCGCGTGCCCGGACGCGGCCGACGGCGCGGACGACCCGAGGATCAACCCGACCGCGCCGGGCGCGCCGGCGCTGGAGCGCCTCGGGTGCGAGCGGATGCTGGTGTGCGCGGCGGAGAAGGactgggtggcggcggcgagggaccgCGCGTACTACGACGCCgtggcggcgagcgcgtggCCCGGGAGCGCGGCGTGGCTGGAGACGGAAGGGGAGGAGCATGTGTTCTTCCTGCTGAAGCCCGAGTGCGACCGGGCCAAGGCGCTCATGGACCGCGTCGTGGCGTTCATCGCCGGAGCATGA
- the LOC120681382 gene encoding probable carboxylesterase 12, producing MEFRDDEVVVGCDAFRIYRSGKMDRLHRPERVPAGLDPATGVTSKDVVLDAGTGLSARLFLPRLGARGSSSGKLPVLVFLHGGAFLIESAVSPQYHGYVASLAAAAGVLAVSVEYRLAPEHPVPAAYDDAWAALQWAAAARDEWLADHGDVARLFLAGDSAGGNMVHNVLVRLASAPHPAAPRIEGAILLHPWFGGNTFVDGEDATKAKEMAMVWEFACPGAAGGADDPRMNPMAPGAPPLESLGCRRVLVCAGEKDWATARVRAYYAALAASAWPGSTAWLESEGEGHVFFLEKPECTNARELMDRIVTFVDGS from the coding sequence ATGGAGTTCCGCGACGACGAGGTAGTGGTTGGCTGCGACGCCTTCCGCATCTACCGGAGCGGCAAGATGGACCGCCTCCACCGCCCGGAGCGCGTGCCCGCCGGCCTCGACCCGGCCACCGGCGTCACGTCCAAGGACGTCGTCCTCGACGCCGGCACCGGCCTCTCCGCGCGCCTCTTCCTCCCCCGGCTCGGCGCGCGCGGCTCCTCCTCCGGAAAGCTCCCCGTCCTCGTcttcctccacggcggcgcgttCCTGATCGAATCCGCCGTCTCGCCGCAGTACCACGGCTACGTCgcgtccctcgccgccgcggccggcgtccTGGCCGTCTCCGTCGAGTACCGCCTCGCGCCCGAGCACCCGGTCCCCGCCGCCTACGACGACGCCTGGGCCGCGCTCCagtgggccgcggcggcgcgggacgaGTGGCTCGCCGACCACGGGGACGTCGCCCGcctcttcctcgccggcgacagCGCCGGCGGCAACATGGTGCACAACGTCCTGGTCCGGCTGGCCTCCGCTCCCCACCCGGCTGCGCCTAGGATCGAGGGCGCGATACTCCTGCACCCTTGGTTCGGAGGGAACACgttcgtcgacggcgaggatgCGACAAAGGCCAAGGAGATGGCCATGGTCTGGGAGTTCGCGTGCCCCGGAGCGGCGGGTGGCGCGGACGACCCGCGGATGAACCCGAtggcgccgggcgcgccgccgctggagaGCCTGGGGTGTCGGCGCGTTCTCGTGTGCGCCGGGGAGAAGGactgggcgacggcgagggtccGCGCGTACTACGCAGCCTTGGCCGCGAGCGCGTGGCCCGGGAGCACCGCGTGGCTCGAGTCGGAAGGGGAGGGGCACGTCTTCTTCCTCGAGAAGCCGGAGTGCACCAATGCTAGGGAGCTCATGGACCGCATCGTCACGTTCGTCGACGGATCCTGA
- the LOC120695379 gene encoding putative F-box protein At3g10240 codes for MAERCAPMLHLLTSTVARLVCCRSTRRRRTTSSLGRGFARPLEPFSAGELCAVLDLTRKRKASTSEAQPVPELPDEIVVEILVRLPVKSLVRCTSVCKAWQAVVSDPVFIRAHLRSSASRCEQDPAFLITPITFDRLDPGETTPRTFSSRISFYQWQQCATNGGKAARFKHAKDFAGEFNRFCYFAHCDGLVLALTDTKLYLFNPATRDAITLPDSERNERNGARGCHCAGLGRDPRTGKYKVVQAFFLAIYAGFLTNVHLVGMEVLTVGGDGVWRETMTRPPYPVWNWQTGIHIKGFMYWRIDDYHNEGPVPRGLLRLSLADEKFSVTGLPESLDPALHYSFSL; via the exons ATGGCCGAGCGGTGCGCGCCGATGCTGCATTTGTTGACGTCGACGGTGGCGAGGCTGGTGTGCTGCCGCAGCACGCGCAGGCGCCGGACGACCTCGTCCCTCGGGAGAGGCTTCGCCCGGCCGCTCGAGCCGTTctccgccggcgagctctgtgCTGTGCTGGATTTG ACGAGGAAGCGGAAGGCGAGCACATCCGAAGCACAACCCGTTCCCGAGCTTCCCGACGAGATCGTCGTGGAGATCCTGGTGCGGCTACCCGTCAAGTCCCTCGTGCGCTGCACCTCCGTCTGCAAGGCCTGGCAAGCCGTCGTCTCCGACCCCGTCTTCATCCGCGCGCACCTCCGGAGCTCCGCCTCCAGGTGCGAGCAGGACCCGGCTTTCCTCATCACCCCTATCACCTTCGACCGCCTCGACCCAGGGGAGACCACCCCAAGAACCTTCTCCAGCCGAATCAGCTTCTACCAGTGGCAGCAATGCGCCACCAATGGCGGCAAGGCGGCGAGGTTCAAGCACGCCAAGGACTTCGCCGGTGAGTTCAACCGATTCTGCTATTTCGCCCACTGCGACGGCCTGGTGCTCGCCCTCACCGACACCAAGCTCTACCTCTTCAACCCGGCCACCAGGGACGCCATCACGCTGCCAGACAGCGAGCGCAACGAGCGGAACGGCGCGAGAGGCTGCCACTGCGCAGGCCTCGGCCGAGATCCACGCACCGGCAAGTACAAGGTCGTCCAGGCCTTCTTTCTGGCTATCTACGCTGGCTTCCTCACAAACGTCCACCTCGTGGGGATGGAGGTGCTcaccgtcggcggcgacggcgtatGGAGAGAGACGATGACACGGCCGCCGTACCCAGTGTGGAACTGGCAAACGGGCATCCACATCAAAGGGTTCATGTACTGGCGCATCGATGATTATCACAACGAGGGTCCAGTGCCGCGGGGTCTCCTCCGGCTGAGCCTGGCGGATGAGAAGTTCAGCGTCACTGGATTGCCAGAGTCGCTGGACCCTGCGCTTCACTACAGCTTCTCACTGTAG